GGTTCATTCAGTCTTGACATTATTTTGTCAAACATTTCATCCGGAGCTTCGAGGGTGTCGAATTCCTCACGGTGGTCTTGAATATATTTTTTAAGCGGATCTTTCATTTTCAGATTTTTGAGTTATTTTTTCAAAAATTTTCTTTTTAGCACGATGATAATAACTTCTTACTGTACCGTGCGGAATATTGAGGCTTTTTGCCACTTCTTCTTGCGACATATCTTCAAACAGAAGAAGATTTACTATAGTTCTGATTTGTAACGGAAGCTCTGCAATAGCGTTCTGAAGTTCTTCTATACGAAATTCTAAAGCGAGTTTTTCTTCCAGCTCATCATCATTGATATCCAACATCTTATCATCATCAATTTCTGCAAAGTAAATTTTCTTTTTTCGAAGAAAAGTAAGCGAATGATTGATGGCTATTCGTTTAATCCAACCTCCGAAACTATCAGTGTTTTTTAAAGATTTTATTTCCGAAAACGCTTTTAGGAAAACCTCCTGAAGCAAATCTTCTGCATCTTCCCTGTCATTTACAATACGAAAGATAGAATTGAAAACAGCTTTCGAATACCTTTGATAAAGCAGAGAATATCCGGAATTGTTACCAGAACTACACCGTTCTAACAATTCCCTGTCACTGATATTTACTGTTGTTGTTTTCAAAAATTATTAGTTATTATTTGTTGTCTCTATTCAATAGACGCGATGACATCGTTAATGTTGCAATTTATTTTAAATTTTTCCAATTTTTGAATTTCATATTACCATTTCAATTTTCTTGCTATTAAAAAGATGAATGAATATAGAAAATGTTGCACGATTTTCAATAAAAAATGACTGCCATTGCTGACAGTCATTTTATTTGTATTATTTGAAATACTCAAATATGTGGCTATAATTAAACCTTACAAAAATCTAATGGTTTAAAAGCTTATTTAAAATATTCAACTCCGTTTTTAAAGATATTATGATAATTCGCTGTTGGAATATTTTTCATCAAACCTTCTGCAAAACGTTCAGGGTGTCCCATTCTACCATATATTTTTCCACATGGGCTCGTAATTCCTTCAATTCCGAATAATGAATTATTTGGATTAAAAGGCATTCCGTGAGCGATGTTTCCTTCTAAATCTAAGTATTGAGTCGCAATCTGTCCGTTTTCATACAACTTCTGAATCTCTTCTTTTGAAGCCATAAAACGACCTTCACCATGAGAAATCGGAATTGTATAAACTTGTCCTTTCATTCCTTTCAACCAAGGTGATTCGTCATTCAGAACTTTCACGTTCACCATTTGAGAAATATGTCTTCTGATAGCGTTATGAGCTAACGTAGGAGAATTTTCATCTAAGTCTTTGATTCTACCATAAGGTAATAACCCTGACTTCACCAAAGCCTGGAAACCGTTGCAGATTCCGATAATCATTCCGTCTCTGTCTAGCAATTCGTGAACAGCATTTCTCATCTTCTCATTCTTCAAAACATTCACGATAAACTTAGCAGAACCGTCCGGTTCGTCACCTGCAGAAAACCCTCCAGAGAATGCTAAAATCTGTGACTGTTTAATTTCTTCAACCCACGCATCGATGCTTTCATCAAGCAATTGATGATTGATATTTTTCAACGGTAAACTGTTTACAACTGCACCTTCTTTTGCAAATGCATTCAGCGTATCATATTCACAGTTTGTTCCCGGAAACACAGGAGCAAAAACTCTTGGCTTCGCCATCCCATGTTTTTTAATAATGATATTCCTTGGGTTGATTGAGTTTACTTTCTCATCAATCTCAACCGTCAATTTTTCTTTTTCAACCGTTGGAAAAAGGTTTTCAAAAGTATTTGTATTTGCTTCAAGTAATTTTTCGATTTCAAAATTCAAATTACTGATTTTCAAAATATTTGAACTTTTAACTTCACCAATCAATTGAAGTTCAACAGAACTTAATTCTTCAGTTGATTCAATGATTAAACTTCCAATATTTTTAGCTAATAAAACTTTCTCATCAGCGATATTTATTTCAGCACCTAATCTGTTTCCGAAGCTCATTTTCGCTAAAGCAACGGCAACTCCACCTTCTTTAATTGTTTTCACAGAAACGATTTTTCCGGCTTTGATATTTTCAAAAACCAATTCAAAAACAGCTTTTAATTTATCGTAGTTTGGAAGTCCGTTTTCTTGAGCGATATGATTAAAGAAATATAATTTATTTCCTGCCTGTTTAAATTCCGGAGAGATTATATTTTTCTTTTCTCCGTTTGCACAAGCGAAAGAAATCAAGGTTGGCGGAACATTCAAATCTTGGTATGTACCACTCATTGAATCTTTACCACCAATTGCTGCTAAACCGAAATTAATCTGAGCATCATAAGCTCCAAGTAAAGAAGCCAAAGGTTTCCCCCATTTTTCAGGACTCTGACCTAGTTTCTCAAAATACTCCTGGAAACTGAATCTGATATTTTTGTAATCGCCACCCATCGCAACGATTTTAGCAACACTTTCTACAACAGCATAAGAAGCTCCTAGCAATGAGTTTTGCTTTGAAATTTCAGCATCAAATCCCCAACTTGCCAAAGAAACCGTTTCGATATTTTTTGCGCCTAAAATTGGTAGCGTTTGAGCACTACCTTCCATTAAAGTTTGCTGGTATTTTCCACCTAAAGGCATCGCAACCGTAGTCGCACCAATCGATGAATCAAACATTTCTAGCAAACCTTTTTGAGAAGCAACGTTTTTATCGCTTAATATTTTTAAGAAATTCTCTTCATTGAATGTCAAAGTTTCTTCTTTAACTTCTTCTAAATGAGTAATTTTTGCTTCCTGAGTTTTTGAACAACCATTTGTATCTAAAAAGGCTCTTGAAAGGTCAACAATCATATCACCCTTCCAGAACATCTGCATTCTTCCTGAATCTGTCACTTTTGCCACTTCAACAGCCACAATGTTTTCAGCTTCACAGAATTTGATAAATTGTTCTTTATCTTTTGGCTCAACCACAACCGCCATTCTTTCCTGAGATTCAGAAATAGCCAATTCAGTTCCGTTCAAACCTTCATATTTTAAAGGTAAAACATCTAAATTAACCTCCAAAGAATCAGCGATTTCACCGATTGCCACAGAAACACCTCCAGCACCGAAGTCGTTAGATTTTTTAATCAATCTCGTCACTTCAGGATTTCTGAATAATCTCTGGATTTTACGTTCTTCAACAGCATTTCCTTTCTGAACTTCAGAACTCATCGTGTGGATAGAAGTTTCGTCTTGTTCTTTAGAACTTCCGCTTGCTCCACCAACTCCGTCACGACCAGTCGCGCCTCCTAAAATGATGATAGAATCACCAGCTTCAGGCTTTTCACGTCTTACCCAATCCACAGGAACGGCTCCGGCAACGAAACCAACTTCCATTCTTTTTGCTTTGTATCCTTCATCATAGATTTCGGAAACCATTGTAGTCGCCAAACCGATTTGATTACCGTAAGAAGAATATCCGTTTGCAGCCTGTTTTGTGATTGTTTTTTGAGGTAATTTACCCGGAAGAGTTTTATCAACTGATTCTAAAACATCAGCAGCACCCGTTAATCTCATCGCCTGGAAAACGAAAGAACGCCCAGACAAAGGGTCTCTAATTGCACCACCTAAGCAAGTTGACGCCCCACCAAAAGGCTCGATTTCGGTTGGGTGATTGTGCGTTTCATTTTTGAATAATAAATACCAAGGTTCTTTTTTACCATCGTATTCAGCTTCAATTTGGATGGTACAAGCGTTGATTTCATCAGAAACTACCAAGTTATCCAATTGACCTGTTTTATGGAAATATCTTCCGCAAACTGTTGCCAAATCCATCAAAGAAATTGGTTTTAATTCGCGTCCTAAGAATTTTCTTTTTTCGATATAATCATTGAAAATCGTTTCCAATGTATGTTTAAATTGTCCTTCAAATTCAATATTTGACAATTCTGTTTCAAATGTAGTATGACGACAGTGGTCGCTCCAATACGTGTCTAAAACTTTAAGTTCAGTTTCTGTAGGATTTCTTTCTTCCGTTTTAAAATATTCCTGAATGAATTTTAAGTCATCCAATCCTAATGCAAAACCGTGATTATTAAAGAATTCTTCCAATTGAGCATCATCAAAATCAATGAAACCTTCGTGAACAATTACTTTCGACGGCGTTTCTTCTGCAGGAATATCCAAAATAGATAAATCTTTTTCCTGAGATTCTACTTTATTGATTAAAAGGTCTTTGATTTTTGTTAAATCAGAATCGGAAACTCCTTCAAATTCGATTAATTTTCCGCTTCTTACTTTAGACTTCTCATTTCCAGTCAATAAAGCGATACATTGTTGCGCAGAATCGGCACGTTGGTCGTATTGTCCCGGTAAAAATTCTAATGCGAAATAAATTCCTTGTGCAGGGTTTTCTTCGATTAAAATATCAGTAACTGGGTCTACAAAAGTACTGTTAACTACTTTTTCGAATTCACCATCATTTAAACCAAAAATATCGTAAACGTTATACACCTTTACGCTTTGGATAGACGGAACAACCGCTTTTACTTCATCAAAAATTTTTGGACTTTCTACATCGAAAATCTCTCTTTTTTCTACGAAAATTCTTTTGTTCATTTTTATAGATATAAGATTTTAGTTTTCATTCTAAAATCATTTATTAGATTTATTAATTTTATTTAAATCAACTGCGCAACTCTGTTTATTGAGCAGTATTCATCACATTTTCCACTTCTTCTATCAGCTTTTGCTTATCTGGCAAAA
The sequence above is a segment of the Chryseobacterium turcicum genome. Coding sequences within it:
- a CDS encoding phosphoribosylformylglycinamidine synthase, giving the protein MNKRIFVEKREIFDVESPKIFDEVKAVVPSIQSVKVYNVYDIFGLNDGEFEKVVNSTFVDPVTDILIEENPAQGIYFALEFLPGQYDQRADSAQQCIALLTGNEKSKVRSGKLIEFEGVSDSDLTKIKDLLINKVESQEKDLSILDIPAEETPSKVIVHEGFIDFDDAQLEEFFNNHGFALGLDDLKFIQEYFKTEERNPTETELKVLDTYWSDHCRHTTFETELSNIEFEGQFKHTLETIFNDYIEKRKFLGRELKPISLMDLATVCGRYFHKTGQLDNLVVSDEINACTIQIEAEYDGKKEPWYLLFKNETHNHPTEIEPFGGASTCLGGAIRDPLSGRSFVFQAMRLTGAADVLESVDKTLPGKLPQKTITKQAANGYSSYGNQIGLATTMVSEIYDEGYKAKRMEVGFVAGAVPVDWVRREKPEAGDSIIILGGATGRDGVGGASGSSKEQDETSIHTMSSEVQKGNAVEERKIQRLFRNPEVTRLIKKSNDFGAGGVSVAIGEIADSLEVNLDVLPLKYEGLNGTELAISESQERMAVVVEPKDKEQFIKFCEAENIVAVEVAKVTDSGRMQMFWKGDMIVDLSRAFLDTNGCSKTQEAKITHLEEVKEETLTFNEENFLKILSDKNVASQKGLLEMFDSSIGATTVAMPLGGKYQQTLMEGSAQTLPILGAKNIETVSLASWGFDAEISKQNSLLGASYAVVESVAKIVAMGGDYKNIRFSFQEYFEKLGQSPEKWGKPLASLLGAYDAQINFGLAAIGGKDSMSGTYQDLNVPPTLISFACANGEKKNIISPEFKQAGNKLYFFNHIAQENGLPNYDKLKAVFELVFENIKAGKIVSVKTIKEGGVAVALAKMSFGNRLGAEINIADEKVLLAKNIGSLIIESTEELSSVELQLIGEVKSSNILKISNLNFEIEKLLEANTNTFENLFPTVEKEKLTVEIDEKVNSINPRNIIIKKHGMAKPRVFAPVFPGTNCEYDTLNAFAKEGAVVNSLPLKNINHQLLDESIDAWVEEIKQSQILAFSGGFSAGDEPDGSAKFIVNVLKNEKMRNAVHELLDRDGMIIGICNGFQALVKSGLLPYGRIKDLDENSPTLAHNAIRRHISQMVNVKVLNDESPWLKGMKGQVYTIPISHGEGRFMASKEEIQKLYENGQIATQYLDLEGNIAHGMPFNPNNSLFGIEGITSPCGKIYGRMGHPERFAEGLMKNIPTANYHNIFKNGVEYFK
- a CDS encoding RNA polymerase sigma factor, encoding MKTTTVNISDRELLERCSSGNNSGYSLLYQRYSKAVFNSIFRIVNDREDAEDLLQEVFLKAFSEIKSLKNTDSFGGWIKRIAINHSLTFLRKKKIYFAEIDDDKMLDINDDELEEKLALEFRIEELQNAIAELPLQIRTIVNLLLFEDMSQEEVAKSLNIPHGTVRSYYHRAKKKIFEKITQKSENERSA